A stretch of DNA from Juglans microcarpa x Juglans regia isolate MS1-56 chromosome 5D, Jm3101_v1.0, whole genome shotgun sequence:
gcTTTCTTGCgtgttgttgatgagtttgagaCAAAATGTGAAGGTTCAACACTAGAGTCGGAATATGAACAAACGAAGGCCAAAGCAAATGTTGTCTTGGATAATGGTAAGAAGATACGAAGCCCCAACGTGGTTCGAGGGAAAGGGAGACCCCCAAGTAAGAGGAAGGTTCCACCAGTGGAAAAGTtggcaacaaagagaaagaaaccgGTATGACATCATGTCTAATTTCGCATTGTTTTAAGTTAATATTATGAATCTAATATCTGTCTATTTATGTATTGGACCTCAGACTTCCAGGAAAATCTTGGTAGATGAAACACAATTGGGTGAGACATCGGGATCTGAACAACACCAATTTGATGATGGGGTTGATGTTGGAACACAAAACAGCATTTTTACACAATCAACTGCAGAGGTTCATTGTGTCTTTTAAATAACTGACAACCATGTATTACATCATGATGCACACTTGTAACCCTACAATTGTTTTATTTCAGATGTGTCACCATCTCGATGCACACTTGTAATCTCATGGTGATGAGAAGCCACATTTTTTGAAGCTCTTGGAGAGGGTATGTTGTAGTTAAAGAGGAAAATATCAtgacaattttgaaaatgatgcaatctttctatttgaaaatgatgcaatctcatttcttttttttttaaggagaagCTGGAATTTGGGAGTTCGGGGAGTAACTTGACTCTGGGGCCGTAGCTCATTTTAATTatcttgcaattttttttccccGTTTAGTATTATTTTGCATGATTGGCTCTGTCGATTTTTCTTTAAAGTGTTCTTTTTAGATACTTGTATTTCTCATTGATTTGTCTTTATATCCTCTAACATTGTTTGATTGTATTTCTCAGATCTGCCGCCGGGAATGAGTTgctgtttttttgtgttttagagGGTTGGGTGGTAGTTTTGTGGCTTTATATCCTCCTAGTGCAGTTTTGGTATCCATGGGTGTATGTCAATGGTAAGGTTTTTTGTGGAGATGCAACGAGTAATTTTTTGTACCTCTTGGAGATTGGAGATCAAAGGTGTTTTGGTACCATGACCCAACAAGTTTTGGAGGAGTACTACAAAATTTTGGCAGTTGATGATGATGCAACTGAGGAAAATATCAGTTTAAATTACCTAAGTTTTGCACTGGTTAGTGATCTCTCTTTCAAGGTTAACATGTATGAATGGTGGTTTTTCCATTGCTTCATTGTCAAAAGTTCTTGTCATTAACTTCAATGGGACAATGGGTCAGCCGTCTTATTAGTGATTCTGTGGAAGGCAGCAATGGCTACTTTTGCTGCGTAATAATCACTTTTCTTGCTGGTGGAAGGCAGCAATGGCTTGTTTTTATAACTTCCTTGCTTTTTATATCATgcagttatattttttatcatagaTTGCCATTTTAGAATAATAGAATGATTTATTCTTCAATACTTTTAGATTTGGTACATTTGAACATGACTCAGTAATCTATTACTCCTATCAGCTTCCATTTCTTTGACttattcatctcatttcttcaTTGCACATATGAGTTTATAGTTTGGTTGGGGTgatttttaaatgaagtttcCTTCCAAGATAAATAATGTTCTATTTCTTCATGTTGTTATCCAACTCTGCGAGCAATTGGTTCTTATGCTTCTATTTGAAAGtaatgtgtattttttcttttccagggGCTTCTGTAATGCTGGCAGAGTTGGCAATAGCTTGTGttgttatatatgaataaaattatttatttgaaacatTGAATATCTGATGCAAGTTGTCAGCTTTATGATTATAAACCTTGAAGGAGcatatgtttaattttgtatgGTTAATTATCTGGGTTTGCAGTTGGAGCCGAAGCTGATGATGATAAGATAGTGCTTCTTCTGTCACTGGTCAAGGGCAAAGACATTACAGAACTTATTGCTACTGGGCGGGAGAAGTTGGCCGTTATGTCTTCTGCTCATGATGGTTTTGCAGTTGCAGCCACAGGTGCAGATGGTGGTGCTGTTGCTCATGCTGCTGCGGAGCCAAAGAAAGAGCTGGAAAAGGTGGAGGAGAAAGAGGAATCTGATGAAGTAAGCTCTTGAGCTTGACGTACATTATGATCATTTTCCTCTAATTTTGCACCGCTCGTATTCTAATATTAAAATTGTAGTTGTGTCTAGTGGCAtgctaaatttaattaatttacgtCATTGAATTTAATTACATTGTCTTAGATCTTTCCTGCCCATGTTAATGTAACAACAGTTTTACTTGTTCAATTGAGTACTACTGCTGCACGCATTATAGCCTATAGGGCGTTCAAAAAGATtgattatatcattatatagcATGCATCTCTTTACCACCTAAGCAGTCAGcttaagtactatatatttatttaggtTAGATGGGCTAATAAATGTAATGTGCCAcctatatattttcatgtactccaacaagagaaaaaaaaaatgttgacatatatatatatatatatatatattatgatctgTTTCTTGATATTATCTGATTTGTTTTGCCTTGAACTTGTTGCAGGAAATGTGCTTCAGTCTCTTTGATTAAGAAGTACTTGGTTCATTTGTCAGTCTATGAATATCCAAGCTCCAATACACGGCGCCGGCGTGAGAATGAATTGTAGTAGTTTATAGCTTATAATTTTGTAGTTTATAGCTTAGTTTTAGGCAGAAAAAAGGCTGGATCAGTACTTACCACCCTAATGtcatatttgaatttgttctattattttatccgaggatttgatttattatatatcttactTATATCTTGCCCCTCTTGGCATATCATGACAATTCTGGGTTTATTGCTATCAACAACCAAAATGGATTCAGAAACCGGATGATTCGAAAACAAAGCCAAGATACTTGAAGAGAATAGATTCAGCTCATTTAATCGAGCTCAGCAGTAGCTTCAAACTGTTATTCTAACAGATTAGAGTAAGTCCTAATTTATACAACATGCTTTTTAATCTAATGTGTCTACATCAAAAATTTATACAACGTGCTTTTTACATTACATTTATCCAAACCAAGCAAACAATATTACAAAGGTGATAATCCAGTACAAATACAATAACTTTCGCTTTTCCTTTTTCAGATTCTTCgctatctctctcactttttcttcccttttccgAACGGCATACTCGCGGCATAATACATCATCCCATGTATTACGCCGCGAGTTCTGTTTTAATAACATGTTCTCCACTAACAACTGAAAAATATCCGCCCATACGAAGAATTCACACCTCGCATCTTCCTGCACACAATACGAACTCCCAAATTAATATGACACAAAGTACAACCCgcaacagcaaatcaattagtttaatatgaCAAATATTAAGTTGCTTTACCGTATTATATTTGGGGCAGGCAAAAAATCTCCTTCCTGGATTTTTCTTAGTGTAGGACGTCTTTAGTGGCgttttcaaaccacaccaacaagttGGTGACTCCATCACAAAATCATTATCTAAAGATGATGATTGAGAAGATGCCATAGTGATTCTGTCAAAGGAAAGACAACTACAAACACAAGAGTCTGTCTCAtatgaacaaaattgaataCATAGTAATATTGCCTAGTGAATGTCTGATTAACTAAGACCATCATCAAATTTAAACATAACTTGATTTCAAGTAACCCAACACTAGCAGCTCATTATCATGTTTATGACAATAACCACACACTTCCATTCAAggatacaatatttataaagttaaaataattaatgatgtaGTTAGTCATGGTAAATGTATATCTAAGTACACATTAGTGTTCCCAAATGGATAAAGATGCCAAAAAGAATACAGATTTGGATATTCAAGTTGCAGGGTTCAGTTTTCAGCTAGGAAAGTCCAGTTAATTGCAACATGATTGGccgtttattattatttatttgtatggttCTATATACAAGTACAAGTAGAGAAGATTAATTTTGAGTcatggagaaaaaataaagtttcaggaaaggaaaagaacaatCACAACACAAGCAAAGAAAGGTGAGTCTAAATAGACATGCATTTAAAATGTGCCACTTAATAGATTTGGTTAaagagacaaaatttaagaagatGAGTTTTACTCATATCTCATTTCTAGGTTACTTTCACTGCAATAGCCTTATTGTGATGGCATTGCTACTCAAACCTTGGAGagtgcaataattttttttcttcggtAAGGGGGTTTAACTACACTAATAGAAAGCCATAGTCTAATTTTCTATTAACTAGTGTCAATAAAGTACAACCACATGCATGGTCTATTTCAAAGTAATCAAACCCAACCTAGGTAAGTGAAGAGAATATGCATTTTATTCTAATGAGAGTTGGACATATTGGAAGACAATAGTCTCCCCCAAAGCTAGTCCGAACCAGAGAGCTAATATAATAGGCAAAAACATCTCTCTTGCTGAAGATACTCAAGAAGCTTGTCTTGTTTTCATGACTCTCGAACCCTTGCAAAGCTCTCAGCTAGTTTGTTTTCCTATgcttacaaatatatatatatatatatatatatatatatatatatatatatatatatatatacacacacatatattctCAGATCATCTCCTTCCAATATGTCAAGTAGATTATgccttgacattttttttactaaagaggaaaaaataataagggtAAGTTATATTGGATGAGCGAGTTTGGCTCCAAGGAAAGAGGGGGGGAGAGGCTGGAAAAATGAACTGGAATTTACATatatcatacatacataaattatGGTCTTTTTTGGTAAGATGGCTGATCTGTAGCAGTTGGGGGTTTTCTAAAGTTTGGAGGACCATTGACCGAATTtaagaaattcaattttatagtGATAATGCTTTCACTTATACATGgagataaaagaagaaaagtcagAAAGGTCCAATCATCATCATTGTCTCTCCCAAGATATGAATAAGAAATACCATTATTGTCTGGTCAGTTCTATATTCAGGTTTGTTAAGATGGATAGCCGATGGAAAAATTGTTTCTCAAATTTGTTTAACCTGATATAAGACATTAACACATGGAAGTCCACTATTGTACAAACCCTTTCTAATAATCTCTTTCAAGCTTCATCACGGATTCTTAAAACCTGTGCTAATATGCTTGCCTAGATAAATCTCAGACTGGAATGTGTTTATAATTGGTTAAAGAGACAGTTTCTTCTTTAAGTTTCATATTGTTTGCCCAGTTTGACACATTACTGCTATTGAGGATTTCTCTGCTTGTTCATATATTTGACCAGTAAACCTACAGCTCATATAACTAAAccctagaggaaaaaaaatgttgtaaacacagagaaaaaaaaataatcgtaTGACTAAACCCTAGAATCAGATAGGAAAAAAACGTAATACATGAAAAAGCTTCAGGAATATTATTTACAAGAAACTGTACATTACCCCTCCCGCAGCTCTGGGCTTCGTGTCGGTGGATTGAGGGCTTCAATCTGAGTGTGTcgaacacagagagagagaagaagaagaaaccttagCGAATAAGTGTAAATCTTAGAGgaggagaagacgaagaagaagatataaCCTGCGAGGAGCTCGGCCTTCGGGGGAGGAACTCAAAATCGCGGGACAGGGCCTCCCTTAGGGCAGAGGAGTCTCGGGGTGGGGGGGAGAATAAGGAAAGAGAAGGGATGGGAGACAAAACAGGGAGGGAGGAAACGCGGGGGGTTGGGGGAGAGTGAATCTTGAAGACGAAAGGGCAATCTCGCGTCTGGGGGGCTCGGGGAAGGGCTCGGGGAAACGACGCGGTAGGGTTGGGGGAGAGGAACGAATGTTGAAGACGAACGAATGTTGGGggtaaattgaa
This window harbors:
- the LOC121265690 gene encoding 60S acidic ribosomal protein P2-like; amino-acid sequence: MTQQVLEEYYKILAVDDDATEENISLNYLSFALLSGFAVGAEADDDKIVLLLSLVKGKDITELIATGREKLAVMSSAHDGFAVAATGADGGAVAHAAAEPKKELEKVEEKEESDEEMCFSLFD